In a single window of the Flavobacterium sp. W4I14 genome:
- a CDS encoding UDP-galactopyranose mutase (product_source=COG0562; cleavage_site_network=SignalP-noTM; cog=COG0562): MKKVLILSLFVAVISSCSSMKNGGNSTTVTASGTIEKLGMTTFQYGTHLLKTDNKTYALKSANINLDTYLDKKVTIKGKKVSGYPLEGGPELVDVTLVKF, from the coding sequence ATGAAAAAAGTATTAATACTATCCCTGTTCGTAGCCGTAATTTCCAGTTGCAGTTCAATGAAAAACGGAGGAAACTCAACTACAGTTACTGCAAGTGGAACAATTGAAAAATTAGGCATGACTACGTTTCAGTACGGTACACATTTATTAAAGACCGACAATAAAACTTATGCCTTAAAAAGTGCAAACATAAATCTTGATACCTATTTAGATAAGAAAGTTACCATAAAAGGGAAAAAGGTTTCTGGCTATCCATTAGAAGGCGGACCTGAATTGGTTGATGTAACCCTCGTGAAATTTTGA
- a CDS encoding ABC-type Fe3+-hydroxamate transport system substrate-binding protein (product_source=COG0614; cath_funfam=1.10.400.10,3.40.50.1980; cog=COG0614; pfam=PF01497; superfamily=53807), translating into MQKSFIDQMGREIFINFPPKRIISVVPSQTELLFDLGLDQEIIGLTKFCIHPIEKFAERTKVGGTKKLNIDLIKDLKPDLIIGNKEENTQSDIEELAADFPVWMSDIFTLDDAMKTIGQIGELVDREPEASYLNHLISAGFNDLKTLALQQHIDKKVAYLIWRKPYMAAGKNTFIDDILLINGMTNVIMQERYPSVTLEELKTLNCELILLSSEPYPFGEKHIEEILAAIPEAKIILVDGEMFSWYGSRLVKAVQYFFEFQKQIISF; encoded by the coding sequence ATGCAAAAGTCCTTTATCGATCAAATGGGCAGGGAAATTTTCATCAATTTCCCACCCAAACGGATTATTTCTGTCGTGCCCTCACAAACAGAATTGTTATTTGATTTGGGATTGGATCAGGAAATTATCGGATTGACCAAATTTTGTATCCATCCGATAGAAAAGTTTGCAGAAAGAACCAAGGTTGGTGGAACAAAAAAGCTTAACATCGATTTAATCAAAGACTTAAAACCCGATTTGATTATTGGCAACAAAGAAGAGAATACGCAAAGTGATATAGAAGAGCTCGCAGCAGATTTTCCGGTTTGGATGAGCGATATTTTCACTTTGGATGACGCGATGAAAACCATTGGACAAATAGGGGAGCTTGTAGATCGCGAGCCAGAAGCCAGTTACCTTAACCATTTAATTTCTGCTGGATTTAATGATCTGAAAACACTTGCACTTCAACAGCATATCGATAAAAAGGTTGCCTATCTCATCTGGCGCAAGCCCTACATGGCTGCTGGAAAAAATACCTTTATTGATGATATTCTGCTGATTAATGGTATGACGAATGTGATTATGCAAGAACGTTATCCGTCGGTTACACTAGAGGAACTGAAAACTTTAAATTGCGAACTGATCCTACTGTCGTCCGAGCCCTATCCTTTTGGAGAAAAACACATTGAAGAAATTCTGGCGGCCATTCCTGAAGCAAAAATTATACTGGTAGATGGAGAAATGTTTAGCTGGTATGGAAGCAGATTGGTTAAAGCTGTTCAATACTTTTTTGAGTTTCAGAAGCAAATTATTAGCTTTTAA
- a CDS encoding AraC-like DNA-binding protein (product_source=COG2207; cath_funfam=1.10.10.60; cog=COG2207; pfam=PF12833; smart=SM00342; superfamily=46689,51182), with protein MKPIFAKILDGKVNDVYGIKIVNAPYFSTEFHFHEECQLTYNVESEGRRMIGDSIEDFNNEDMIFVGANLPHVWHNSQQYFSDSTPNTHAHSISLFLHPEKILDIFHEPEHIQKLKNFFQLAKRGMKFNFSARKEIKPLLLKIAQATEEITRLIGVLEILNLLCQNKDYALLASPGYTNNYQLKDNDRMDKILKYVFDNFNKEILLVDAAEMTNMNKQAFCRYFKNRTQKTFVTFVNEVRIGHACKLIAESDHQISEMAYICGFNSLSNFNKFFKLAKGVTPKEYKKMLIAD; from the coding sequence ATGAAACCGATTTTCGCCAAAATACTTGATGGAAAGGTAAATGATGTTTACGGCATAAAGATTGTAAACGCGCCTTACTTTTCTACTGAATTCCATTTTCACGAAGAATGCCAGCTCACTTATAATGTTGAGAGTGAAGGGCGCCGCATGATCGGTGATAGTATTGAAGATTTTAATAACGAAGACATGATTTTTGTAGGCGCTAATTTGCCTCATGTATGGCACAATAGCCAGCAATATTTTAGCGATTCGACACCAAATACACATGCACATTCGATTTCGCTTTTTCTTCATCCCGAAAAAATACTGGATATTTTTCATGAGCCAGAGCATATCCAGAAACTTAAAAATTTTTTCCAACTGGCTAAACGTGGAATGAAATTTAACTTTTCGGCCAGAAAGGAAATAAAACCTTTGTTGTTGAAAATTGCTCAGGCAACAGAAGAAATAACCCGTTTAATTGGGGTGCTCGAAATTTTAAACCTGCTTTGTCAAAATAAAGATTATGCGTTACTGGCGAGCCCGGGCTATACCAATAACTATCAGTTAAAAGATAATGATAGGATGGACAAAATTCTGAAATATGTTTTTGATAATTTTAATAAGGAGATCTTGTTGGTAGATGCTGCCGAGATGACCAATATGAATAAACAGGCTTTTTGCAGATACTTTAAGAACCGTACACAGAAAACCTTTGTAACTTTTGTTAATGAAGTAAGAATTGGTCATGCCTGCAAATTAATTGCCGAAAGTGATCACCAGATAAGTGAAATGGCTTATATATGTGGTTTTAACAGCCTTTCTAATTTTAACAAATTTTTTAAGCTTGCAAAAGGCGTTACCCCAAAAGAATATAAAAAGATGTTGATTGCAGATTGA
- a CDS encoding NAD(P)-dependent dehydrogenase (short-subunit alcohol dehydrogenase family) (product_source=COG1028; cath_funfam=3.40.50.720; cog=COG1028; pfam=PF00106; superfamily=51735), which translates to MLHHKIIVLTGGADGIGWECAKAYSKAGATVCILDKNPIAENKLNELENAQKIAITCNLVNENDVKDAFKTIIEKFGVIDAIHNNAGIAHPSKTLDQTTDAEWDLLMNVNL; encoded by the coding sequence ATGCTTCATCATAAAATTATTGTACTAACAGGAGGTGCCGATGGCATTGGCTGGGAATGTGCAAAGGCCTATTCAAAAGCCGGTGCTACTGTTTGTATCCTTGATAAAAACCCAATAGCCGAAAACAAACTCAATGAACTCGAAAACGCGCAAAAAATAGCCATAACCTGCAATCTAGTTAACGAAAATGATGTAAAAGATGCTTTTAAAACGATCATCGAAAAGTTTGGTGTTATAGATGCTATACATAACAATGCAGGGATTGCGCATCCTTCAAAAACACTCGATCAGACTACAGATGCTGAGTGGGATTTGTTGATGAATGTTAATTTATAA
- a CDS encoding NAD(P)-dependent dehydrogenase (short-subunit alcohol dehydrogenase family) (product_source=COG1028; cath_funfam=3.40.50.720; cog=COG1028; pfam=PF13561; superfamily=51735) has product MVGTIGQDNHAAYVATKGAINALTKAMALDYAPYKIRVNAVSPAVINTPTLQSWSKEQSNKEEIQYYLDKLQPLGSMPAGDVIADACLFLLSDAARFITGTILPISGGAELGYRAVI; this is encoded by the coding sequence ATGGTAGGCACCATTGGTCAAGACAATCATGCCGCTTATGTAGCCACAAAAGGTGCAATTAATGCCTTAACGAAAGCCATGGCTTTAGATTATGCGCCATACAAAATACGCGTTAATGCGGTTTCACCCGCAGTGATTAATACTCCAACCTTGCAATCATGGAGCAAGGAGCAGTCCAATAAAGAAGAAATACAATATTACTTAGATAAACTTCAACCATTAGGTAGCATGCCAGCTGGCGATGTAATTGCGGATGCTTGCTTATTCTTACTGAGCGATGCTGCAAGATTTATAACAGGAACTATTTTACCGATAAGCGGTGGCGCCGAACTAGGGTACAGGGCCGTCATATAA
- a CDS encoding L-fuconate dehydratase (product_source=KO:K18334; cath_funfam=3.20.20.120; cog=COG4948; ko=KO:K18334; pfam=PF13378; smart=SM00922; superfamily=51604,54826), whose protein sequence is MISKIEISDKRFELSTGAGSDAIHKDPQYSYAVTNLTNENGITGTGLAFTLGAGNDLVCNAAQFYANTLKGKDIEELMSDFGQTFRTLSNEQQFRWLGPHKGVVHLGLASVTNACYDLWAKKRGVPLWKLLIDLSPEEIVNTLDLSYLEDVLTKEEAIAMLQSQTDFKKSREAILDIGYPGYDTSVGWFNYDDEKVRENCKKAIANGFTAMKLKVGSADPKRDIRRANIVREVAGETSKVMLDANQQWTLPQAISICNELKNMNPFWVEEPTHPDDVLAHQTLAKEIAPVKLALGEHVPNRIIFKNYLQTGCTGFAQVDAVRVGGVSEFITISLLCKKFGVPVVPHVGDMGQLHQHLVLFNHIAMGHEALFLEHIPHLKQHFKNPIKIENGVYITPQEAGSSCDLK, encoded by the coding sequence ATGATAAGCAAAATAGAAATTAGCGACAAACGATTTGAACTATCAACCGGTGCAGGCAGCGATGCCATACATAAAGATCCTCAATATTCTTATGCAGTTACCAATTTAACCAACGAAAACGGCATAACAGGAACAGGCTTAGCCTTTACCCTAGGCGCTGGTAACGATTTGGTGTGCAATGCCGCTCAATTTTATGCCAATACCTTAAAGGGAAAAGATATTGAAGAACTGATGAGTGATTTTGGACAGACTTTTCGTACTTTATCAAACGAACAGCAATTTAGGTGGTTAGGGCCACATAAAGGTGTTGTACATTTAGGGTTAGCTTCTGTAACCAATGCCTGTTACGATTTATGGGCAAAAAAACGTGGCGTACCACTTTGGAAACTACTGATCGATTTGAGCCCCGAAGAAATTGTGAATACGCTCGATCTCTCCTATCTGGAAGATGTACTCACCAAAGAAGAGGCAATTGCCATGCTGCAGAGCCAAACCGATTTCAAAAAATCGAGAGAGGCTATTCTTGATATCGGTTATCCAGGATATGATACTTCTGTAGGCTGGTTTAATTACGATGATGAAAAGGTGCGCGAAAACTGCAAAAAAGCTATTGCCAATGGTTTTACCGCAATGAAACTTAAAGTAGGATCTGCCGATCCTAAGCGTGATATCAGAAGGGCAAATATTGTACGTGAAGTTGCTGGCGAAACCTCAAAAGTAATGTTAGATGCCAACCAGCAATGGACGCTGCCGCAAGCCATTTCAATATGTAACGAGCTTAAAAATATGAATCCTTTCTGGGTGGAAGAACCTACGCACCCTGATGATGTATTGGCACACCAGACTTTGGCTAAAGAAATTGCTCCAGTTAAATTGGCCTTGGGAGAACATGTACCCAACCGAATTATTTTTAAAAACTACCTGCAAACTGGCTGTACAGGTTTTGCGCAGGTAGATGCTGTACGTGTAGGCGGCGTTAGCGAATTCATTACGATTAGTTTATTGTGCAAAAAATTTGGTGTGCCGGTTGTACCCCATGTTGGCGACATGGGGCAGTTACATCAGCATCTGGTACTGTTTAATCATATTGCCATGGGCCACGAAGCTTTATTTCTGGAACATATTCCCCATTTAAAACAACACTTTAAAAATCCGATTAAAATTGAAAACGGAGTGTACATCACTCCACAAGAAGCGGGAAGCAGCTGTGATTTAAAATAA
- a CDS encoding SSS family solute:Na+ symporter (product_source=KO:K03307; cog=COG4146; ko=KO:K03307; pfam=PF00474; tigrfam=TIGR00813; transmembrane_helix_parts=Outside_1_3,TMhelix_4_26,Inside_27_46,TMhelix_47_69,Outside_70_83,TMhelix_84_106,Inside_107_126,TMhelix_127_149,Outside_150_158,TMhelix_159_181,Inside_182_185,TMhelix_186_203,Outside_204_236,TMhelix_237_256,Inside_257_276,TMhelix_277_299,Outside_300_344,TMhelix_345_367,Inside_368_387,TMhelix_388_410,Outside_411_419,TMhelix_420_438,Inside_439_444,TMhelix_445_463,Outside_464_477,TMhelix_478_500,Inside_501_526,TMhelix_527_549,Outside_550_550) translates to MISTTDIIITIAYILFIVTIGLWTGTRKKKNEETTSGEYFLAGKSLKWPMIGLALFATNISCLHLVSLAQSGFDSGLLNGNFEWMAAFTLILLALLFIPFYIRSGISTLPDFLERRYNRACRDWLAFISILSAIIIHIAFSFLAGGIVLETLFGIDMYVSIVVIASLTGLYTIIGGLRAVVVTETIQSLVLITGAIIITVFAWNKVGGWDHMTGILEKENAMDKLSMIRPIGDKSGMSWIAVFLGYPVLGIWYWCADQTIVQRVLGAKDENHARVGTLFCGFIKILPVFIFVLPGLFAYILYKSGTMDLSSLQTVGANGETVLNTKGIYTLMITQLLPKGLVGILVAALLSGLMSQIAGALNSIATLSSYDLYKRFKPETSDKKLVRVGRWSAGIALAASIGLLPLLNSYQSLFEGINDVIAHIAPPITCVFLLGVFWKKASAKGAQYTLLLGSIIGASVFVVNKLYGTETIIGKIPFMMMAFYLFCICVFIQVIFSYIYPVKHTAQSEALYWNSIWEPLKSKGWSGIGNYKFLSALLLVIMGALYVYFK, encoded by the coding sequence ATGATCAGTACAACCGATATCATAATTACCATTGCTTATATACTTTTTATTGTAACCATAGGCTTATGGACAGGAACGAGAAAAAAGAAAAACGAAGAAACCACCAGCGGAGAATACTTTTTGGCGGGCAAATCGCTTAAATGGCCTATGATTGGCCTGGCGCTGTTTGCAACAAACATTTCGTGTCTCCATTTGGTAAGTTTGGCACAGAGCGGATTTGACAGCGGCCTTTTAAATGGCAATTTTGAATGGATGGCGGCATTTACCCTTATTCTTTTGGCCTTATTATTTATTCCTTTCTATATCCGTTCGGGCATTTCTACTTTACCCGATTTTTTAGAGCGAAGGTATAACCGGGCCTGCAGAGACTGGTTGGCATTCATCTCTATCCTATCGGCCATCATTATCCACATTGCCTTTTCTTTTTTAGCAGGTGGTATTGTACTCGAAACCCTATTCGGCATAGATATGTATGTAAGTATAGTGGTAATTGCCTCGCTAACCGGACTATACACCATTATTGGCGGCTTAAGGGCCGTGGTAGTTACCGAAACCATACAGAGTTTGGTGTTGATTACCGGCGCCATTATCATTACAGTTTTTGCGTGGAATAAAGTTGGTGGCTGGGACCATATGACAGGTATACTGGAAAAAGAAAATGCCATGGATAAGCTCAGTATGATACGCCCGATTGGCGATAAGAGTGGAATGAGCTGGATAGCCGTATTTTTAGGGTATCCGGTTTTGGGTATTTGGTACTGGTGTGCCGACCAAACCATAGTACAACGTGTTTTGGGCGCAAAAGATGAAAACCATGCCCGCGTAGGTACTTTATTCTGCGGTTTTATCAAAATTCTGCCGGTGTTTATTTTCGTGCTGCCTGGTTTGTTTGCCTATATCTTGTATAAATCAGGTACCATGGATTTATCGAGTTTGCAAACCGTTGGCGCCAATGGCGAAACAGTATTAAATACCAAAGGCATTTATACTTTAATGATTACCCAACTTTTACCAAAAGGATTGGTGGGGATTTTGGTAGCGGCATTATTATCTGGTTTAATGAGCCAAATAGCGGGGGCATTAAATTCTATCGCCACCTTAAGCAGTTATGATTTATACAAAAGATTTAAACCCGAAACCAGCGATAAAAAATTAGTTCGTGTAGGTCGCTGGTCGGCAGGAATTGCTTTAGCCGCTTCAATAGGCCTATTGCCATTATTAAATAGCTATCAAAGCCTTTTTGAAGGCATAAACGATGTAATCGCACATATTGCCCCTCCTATTACCTGTGTGTTCTTATTAGGAGTATTTTGGAAAAAAGCATCGGCAAAAGGAGCGCAATATACTCTGCTGCTCGGTTCTATCATTGGGGCGAGTGTTTTTGTGGTAAACAAATTATATGGCACAGAAACTATAATCGGTAAAATCCCCTTCATGATGATGGCATTTTACCTGTTCTGCATCTGTGTATTTATACAGGTTATATTTTCTTACATCTATCCTGTAAAACACACCGCCCAAAGCGAAGCCCTGTACTGGAATTCTATTTGGGAGCCCTTGAAAAGTAAAGGCTGGAGCGGAATAGGCAACTACAAATTTCTGTCGGCGCTTTTATTGGTGATAATGGGTGCTTTATATGTCTACTTTAAATAA
- a CDS encoding hypothetical protein (product_source=Hypo-rule applied; cath_funfam=3.10.100.10; cleavage_site_network=SignalP-TM; pfam=PF01120; superfamily=51445; transmembrane_helix_parts=Inside_1_12,TMhelix_13_31,Outside_32_111): MSTLNKIDMNMKRFLLFLVALITFFSVNAQTKTNASVMNDFMNKRFGMFIHWGPVSLRGTEIGWSRGDQVPTDDYDNLYKEFNPLLFDARRHCKNSKRCRNEISDHYSTSS; the protein is encoded by the coding sequence ATGTCTACTTTAAATAAAATTGATATGAATATGAAAAGATTTCTCTTGTTTCTCGTTGCACTAATTACTTTTTTCAGTGTAAATGCGCAAACCAAAACAAATGCTTCAGTAATGAACGATTTCATGAATAAACGGTTTGGTATGTTTATTCATTGGGGGCCAGTGAGTTTACGCGGTACCGAGATTGGCTGGAGCCGTGGCGATCAGGTTCCAACAGATGATTACGATAATCTCTATAAAGAATTCAACCCTCTTCTATTTGATGCCCGACGCCATTGTAAAAACAGCAAAAGATGCCGGAATGAAATATCTGACCATTACAGCACGTCATCATGA
- a CDS encoding alpha-L-fucosidase (product_source=KO:K01206; cath_funfam=3.20.20.80; cog=COG3669; ko=KO:K01206; pfam=PF01120; smart=SM00812; superfamily=51445): MPDAIVKTAKDAGMKYLTITARHHDGFCLWPTAFTDFNITNTPYKKDIVGALNEACKKQGIKFCIYYSVLDWHHPDYPIHSPKNQTIDPKSDMSRYILYMKNQLKELITKYDPYMLWFDGQWEKPWTDEMGKDLYAYLKHLKPDIIINNRLGKEFAAMENKNIDASKMIGDYDTPEQVVGKLNMFTPWESCFTICNQWAWKPNDKMKPLKQCLEIISKTAGGNGNLLLNVGPMPDGRIEARQIERLREIGDWLKTNGKAIYGTKGGPFQPNNDYTTTRKGNKIYVHVLNTNLAKLSLKAIPGLKVKKAYLLNNQTINMEQKDGISLQLPNNLANQSDYIVVLELNGNAENIPVIE, encoded by the coding sequence ATGCCCGACGCCATTGTAAAAACAGCAAAAGATGCCGGAATGAAATATCTGACCATTACAGCACGTCATCATGATGGGTTCTGCTTATGGCCAACTGCATTTACTGATTTTAATATTACCAACACACCTTATAAAAAAGATATTGTTGGTGCATTAAACGAAGCCTGTAAAAAACAGGGAATTAAGTTCTGTATTTATTACTCGGTATTAGACTGGCATCATCCAGATTACCCGATCCACTCTCCAAAAAACCAAACGATTGATCCAAAATCAGACATGAGCCGATATATACTTTATATGAAAAACCAGTTAAAGGAGCTCATTACCAAATATGATCCTTATATGCTCTGGTTTGACGGACAATGGGAAAAACCCTGGACAGACGAAATGGGTAAAGATTTATATGCATATCTAAAACACCTAAAACCCGATATAATCATCAATAACCGCTTGGGAAAAGAATTTGCAGCAATGGAAAACAAAAACATTGACGCTTCTAAAATGATAGGCGATTACGACACGCCAGAACAGGTAGTAGGCAAATTAAATATGTTTACGCCATGGGAAAGCTGTTTTACTATCTGTAACCAATGGGCCTGGAAACCAAACGATAAAATGAAACCGCTAAAACAATGCCTTGAAATTATTTCGAAAACAGCAGGTGGTAATGGCAATCTTTTATTAAATGTAGGCCCTATGCCAGATGGCAGAATTGAAGCCCGCCAAATAGAACGCTTAAGAGAAATTGGCGATTGGTTAAAAACCAATGGTAAAGCCATTTATGGCACAAAAGGTGGCCCATTTCAACCGAACAATGATTACACAACGACCAGAAAAGGGAATAAAATTTACGTGCATGTATTAAACACCAATCTGGCCAAGTTGAGTTTAAAGGCTATCCCCGGTTTAAAAGTTAAAAAAGCATATCTGTTAAATAACCAAACCATTAATATGGAGCAAAAAGATGGCATTTCTCTACAACTTCCCAACAACCTGGCCAACCAATCAGATTATATTGTTGTGCTGGAATTAAATGGAAACGCAGAAAACATTCCAGTTATTGAATAA
- a CDS encoding L-rhamnose mutarotase (product_source=KO:K03534; cath_funfam=3.30.70.100; cleavage_site_network=SignalP-noTM; cog=COG3254; ko=KO:K03534; pfam=PF05336; superfamily=54909), translating into MKNLKTMYFLTLAFALMVTACNPPLKTEANSLHTANKVLRYGSITGLRPEKVAYYKKLHAAVWPGILKKITACNIHNYSIYLKEIEGRQYLFSYFEYTGNDFAADMKKMAADTATQRWWKETAPTQIPLPDAAAKGETWSNMEEVFHKD; encoded by the coding sequence ATGAAAAATTTAAAAACAATGTACTTCTTGACCTTAGCTTTTGCGTTAATGGTTACTGCCTGCAATCCACCTTTAAAAACAGAAGCAAATTCACTACATACAGCGAACAAAGTGTTACGTTATGGCAGTATTACAGGCTTGAGGCCCGAAAAGGTGGCTTATTACAAAAAGTTACATGCTGCAGTATGGCCAGGGATATTAAAAAAAATAACAGCATGCAACATCCATAATTATTCCATTTATTTAAAAGAAATTGAGGGCAGACAGTATCTTTTTAGCTATTTCGAGTATACCGGAAACGATTTTGCTGCAGATATGAAAAAGATGGCTGCTGATACCGCTACGCAACGTTGGTGGAAAGAAACCGCGCCAACCCAGATCCCACTGCCCGATGCAGCTGCTAAAGGCGAAACCTGGAGCAATATGGAAGAAGTTTTTCACAAAGATTAG
- a CDS encoding putative ABC transport system ATP-binding protein (product_source=KO:K02003; cath_funfam=3.40.50.300; cog=COG1136; ko=KO:K02003; pfam=PF00005; smart=SM00382; superfamily=52540) produces the protein MIQLNNIEKYYANKGIKNYVLRLVTTTIKQGEFVSIMGPSGAGKSTLLNIIGMLEEPTYGSYEFLGENVTSLNERKRIELYRNHIGFVFQAYHLIDEMTVYENIEAPLLYKKVGSSERASRIADLLDRFNIVAKKDLFPNQLSGGQQQLVGIARALAAQPSIILADEPTGNLQSAQAEEIMTLFKKLNQEDGITIIQVTHSEKNAQYGNRILHIADGVVKEDVAVG, from the coding sequence ATGATACAACTTAATAACATCGAAAAATATTACGCAAACAAAGGCATTAAGAATTACGTGTTGCGCTTGGTTACCACAACAATTAAACAAGGAGAATTTGTTTCCATTATGGGCCCATCGGGTGCAGGGAAATCTACTTTGCTCAATATTATTGGCATGCTTGAAGAACCCACTTATGGTTCGTATGAGTTTTTGGGCGAGAATGTAACTTCGTTGAATGAACGTAAACGCATTGAACTTTATCGAAATCACATCGGTTTTGTTTTTCAGGCCTACCACTTGATTGATGAAATGACCGTTTACGAAAATATTGAAGCACCATTGTTATACAAAAAAGTTGGTAGCTCCGAGCGGGCAAGTAGAATTGCTGACCTGTTAGACCGTTTTAATATTGTGGCGAAAAAAGATTTATTTCCGAATCAACTTTCAGGTGGGCAGCAGCAATTGGTTGGTATAGCGAGGGCATTGGCCGCTCAACCATCAATAATTCTGGCCGATGAGCCTACGGGTAACTTGCAATCGGCACAGGCAGAAGAAATTATGACATTGTTTAAAAAACTAAATCAGGAAGATGGAATTACCATTATCCAGGTTACACACTCCGAAAAAAATGCGCAATACGGAAATAGGATTTTGCACATTGCCGATGGTGTAGTAAAAGAAGATGTGGCGGTAGGTTAA